Proteins from a single region of Deinococcus aquaedulcis:
- a CDS encoding VOC family protein, which yields MTARLDHLVVAARTLDEGRAWLEGRLRVPAQPGGEHPQFGTHNLLLSLGPEAYLEVIAVNPQAPAPGRPRWFALDTPAVQERLSHGPALLHWVAAVPARPVGRDVLALSRGEHRWTLTVPEDGGLPGGGVVPSQIHWETPPPPTRLPDVGVRLAHLQLGTPDPDALRGHLRALAFAGEVEVYEAPQPELRAVLDTPRGPVEL from the coding sequence ATGACCGCCCGATTAGATCACCTCGTGGTGGCGGCGCGCACCCTGGACGAGGGCCGCGCGTGGCTGGAAGGCCGCCTGCGCGTGCCCGCCCAGCCCGGCGGCGAACACCCGCAGTTCGGCACCCACAACCTCCTGCTGTCGCTGGGCCCGGAGGCCTACCTGGAGGTCATCGCCGTGAACCCGCAGGCCCCGGCCCCCGGGCGCCCGCGCTGGTTTGCCCTGGACACCCCGGCGGTGCAGGAGCGGCTGTCTCACGGCCCGGCCCTGCTTCACTGGGTGGCGGCCGTTCCGGCGCGGCCCGTGGGCAGGGACGTGCTGGCCCTGTCGCGCGGCGAGCACCGCTGGACCCTGACCGTGCCCGAAGACGGCGGGCTGCCGGGCGGCGGCGTGGTGCCCTCGCAGATTCACTGGGAGACCCCGCCGCCCCCCACCCGCCTGCCGGATGTGGGGGTGCGCCTGGCCCACCTGCAGCTGGGCACCCCCGACCCGGACGCGCTGCGCGGGCACCTGCGGGCCCTGGCCTTTGCCGGTGAGGTGGAGGTCTACGAAGCCCCCCAGCCCGAACTGCGCGCGGTGCTGGACACCCCGCGCGGGCCTGTAGAGCTGTAG
- a CDS encoding rhomboid family intramembrane serine protease, with translation MRPPPPPRTLASRSGLLPATGLTTLLLTGLWVQEAADLFVFGGRLDYYGIQPREPGALWHILTAPFLHAGFGHLLANTVPLAALSFMSALRGPWRFLAALLVIVVVGGGLVWLLGRGGSVHLGASALVFGLLAYLLGVGWWERTPLAMGVAVVAFLLYGGILWGVLPTNPAVSWEAHLFGFVGGLVAAALLHRRRPRMVPGRPPR, from the coding sequence ATGCGGCCCCCCCCTCCCCCCCGCACCCTGGCCTCCCGGTCCGGCCTCCTCCCCGCCACCGGCCTCACCACCCTGCTTCTCACCGGCCTCTGGGTGCAGGAAGCAGCTGACCTATTTGTGTTTGGTGGCCGCCTGGATTACTACGGCATTCAGCCGCGCGAGCCCGGCGCCCTGTGGCACATCCTGACAGCACCCTTTCTGCACGCCGGCTTCGGGCACCTGCTGGCGAATACCGTGCCGCTGGCCGCCCTGAGCTTCATGAGCGCGCTGCGCGGACCCTGGCGCTTTCTGGCGGCGCTGCTGGTGATCGTGGTGGTGGGGGGCGGCCTGGTGTGGCTGCTGGGACGGGGCGGCAGCGTGCATCTGGGGGCCAGCGCGCTGGTGTTCGGGCTGCTGGCCTACCTGCTGGGCGTAGGGTGGTGGGAGCGCACGCCGCTGGCGATGGGGGTGGCGGTGGTGGCCTTTTTGCTGTACGGCGGGATTCTGTGGGGGGTGTTGCCCACCAACCCGGCGGTGTCCTGGGAAGCGCACCTGTTTGGGTTCGTGGGCGGGCTGGTGGCGGCGGCGCTGCTGCACCGGCGCCGGCCCCGCATGGTCCCGGGCCGGCCACCCCGTTAA
- a CDS encoding proline--tRNA ligase encodes MKLESSLFRTWREAPEGAETPGIRLLLRAGYVRRVGSGLYAHLPLMTRTMHKLEALIREELDGLSQEVSLPVLQPQHLWDASGRWAAYTQAEGIMFTVTDRAGRAHALGPTHEEVALDVVRGLARSYRDLPVSVYQIGRKFRDELRPRFGLLRTREFVMKDAYSFHADEASLREHFEAMSAAYGRILSRLGVAWRAVQADSGNIGGAESREFMVLSAVGEDEVLYTEDGRYAANVERAVSRAQAARPSPFGTLSRHHTPGAATVAAACAALGCDPAHLLNTVLYEAVSVQEGQRRLTPVLVSLRGDHQVNAVKLWNAVQARVAGDLIELEVTRTAAWATAPLPLGFLAPDLPDGLIAQQADLHPGFLRLCDAAGAELRNFATGAGEADWHVTGANWQTLTGGGEYALPEVVDLRLARAGEGAAHDGTQPLQAARGIEVGHVFQLGTRYAQAMGATFTAASGQAQPFQMGCYGIGVTRLAQAVAEQLCDERGLVWPEAIAPYRVHLVVVDVQDGAQRAAAETLYGQLRAAGIDTLLDDRAERAGVKFADADLLGLPYRVTVGRGVAQGQVEVKVRRSGVVAVVPVEGVVGWMRAQG; translated from the coding sequence CGAGGCGCCGGAAGGCGCGGAAACCCCGGGTATCCGCCTGCTGCTGCGCGCCGGGTACGTGCGCCGGGTGGGCAGCGGCCTGTACGCCCACCTGCCGCTGATGACCCGCACCATGCACAAGCTTGAAGCCCTGATCCGCGAGGAACTGGACGGCCTGTCGCAGGAGGTGAGCCTGCCGGTGCTGCAGCCTCAGCACCTGTGGGACGCCTCCGGGCGCTGGGCGGCGTACACGCAGGCCGAAGGGATCATGTTCACCGTGACCGACCGGGCCGGCCGGGCGCACGCCCTGGGCCCCACGCACGAAGAAGTGGCGCTGGACGTGGTGCGCGGTCTGGCGCGCAGTTACCGTGACCTGCCGGTCAGCGTGTACCAGATTGGCCGCAAGTTCCGCGACGAGTTGCGCCCGCGCTTTGGCCTGCTGCGCACCCGCGAATTCGTGATGAAAGACGCCTACTCCTTTCATGCCGACGAAGCCAGCCTGCGCGAGCACTTTGAAGCCATGAGCGCCGCCTACGGCCGCATTCTTAGCCGCCTGGGGGTGGCGTGGCGGGCGGTGCAGGCCGACAGCGGGAACATCGGCGGGGCCGAGAGCCGCGAGTTCATGGTCCTGAGCGCGGTGGGCGAAGACGAGGTGCTGTATACGGAAGACGGCCGCTACGCCGCCAACGTCGAACGCGCCGTCTCACGGGCGCAGGCGGCCCGGCCCAGCCCGTTCGGTACGCTGTCCCGGCACCACACCCCGGGCGCAGCCACGGTGGCGGCGGCCTGCGCGGCGCTGGGCTGCGACCCGGCCCATCTGCTGAACACCGTGCTGTATGAGGCAGTGAGTGTGCAGGAGGGGCAGCGGCGCCTGACCCCGGTGCTGGTGAGCCTGCGCGGCGACCATCAGGTGAATGCAGTGAAGCTGTGGAACGCGGTGCAGGCGCGGGTGGCGGGCGACCTGATTGAACTGGAAGTGACCCGGACCGCCGCCTGGGCCACTGCGCCGCTGCCGCTGGGTTTTCTGGCACCGGACCTGCCGGATGGCCTGATTGCCCAGCAGGCGGACCTGCACCCGGGCTTCCTGCGCCTGTGCGACGCAGCGGGCGCCGAGCTGCGCAACTTTGCCACCGGCGCGGGCGAAGCCGACTGGCACGTGACGGGCGCGAACTGGCAGACCCTGACGGGCGGGGGCGAGTACGCCTTGCCGGAGGTGGTGGACCTGCGGTTGGCCCGCGCAGGCGAAGGGGCCGCGCATGACGGCACCCAGCCCCTGCAGGCGGCGCGCGGCATTGAGGTGGGGCATGTGTTTCAACTGGGCACGCGCTACGCGCAGGCGATGGGCGCTACGTTCACGGCCGCCAGCGGCCAGGCGCAGCCGTTCCAAATGGGCTGCTACGGCATTGGGGTCACGCGGCTGGCCCAGGCGGTGGCCGAGCAGCTGTGCGATGAGCGGGGGCTGGTGTGGCCGGAGGCCATCGCGCCGTACCGGGTGCATCTGGTGGTGGTGGACGTGCAGGACGGTGCGCAACGGGCGGCGGCCGAGACGCTGTATGGGCAGCTGCGGGCCGCTGGGATAGACACGCTGCTGGATGACCGTGCCGAGCGGGCGGGCGTCAAGTTTGCCGACGCGGATCTGCTGGGGTTGCCGTACCGGGTGACGGTGGGGCGGGGGGTGGCCCAGGGGCAGGTGGAGGTGAAGGTTCGGCGCAGTGGGGTGGTGGCGGTGGTGCCGGTCGAGGGGGTGGTGGGGTGGATGCGGGCGCAGGGTTGA